One Scomber scombrus chromosome 4, fScoSco1.1, whole genome shotgun sequence genomic region harbors:
- the stx2b gene encoding syntaxin-2 isoform X1, whose translation MKDRLAELSAGKTQVEEDVAVAVDRDGFMESFFRRVEEVRGLIDKISYQVEEVRKMHSMILSAPNPDDRTKDQLDALTNDIKGNANVVRTKLKSMEQNMPKDDTANRFSVDFRIQKTQHTVLARKFVEVMTQYNETQVSFRERSKGRIQRQLEITGRVTTNEELEDMLESGNPSIFTSDIISDSQITRQALNEIESRHQDIIRLESSIRELHAMFMDMAMLVETQGDMVNNIENNVSNATEFICRAKEETKKAVRYQKKSRRKLLFLTMCGAAGLLLLLIIIVGVFE comes from the exons ATGAAGGATCGACTGGCTGAACTGAGCGCT GGCAAAACACAAGTAGAGGAGGATGTTGCAGTCGCAGTGGACAGAGATGGCTTCATGGAGAGCTTTTTCAGAAGG GTGGAAGAAGTTCGAGGGCTCATTGATAAGATCTCCTACCAAGTGGAAGAGGTGAGGAAGATGCACAGCATGATCCTGTCTGCACCCAACCCAGATGACA gaaCAAAGGATCAGCTTGATGCATTGACCAACGATATCAAAGGGAATGCCAATGTGGTGCGAACGAAGCTAAAAT CCATGGAGCAAAATATGCCCAAAGATGACACAGCTAACAGATTTTCTGTTGACTTCAGGATCCAGAAAACACAG CACACAGTGCTGGCCAGGAAGTTTGTTGAGGTCATGACCCAGTACAATGAGACGCAAGTGTCCTTTCGGGAAAGAAGCAAAGGAAGGATCCAGAGACAGCTGGAGATAA CTGGAAGAGTGACCACCAATGAAGAACTTGAAGACATGCTAGAAAGTGGAAATCCATCAATCTTCACATCTGAT ATCATTTCTGACTCTCAGATCACGCGTCAGGCCTTAAATGAGATAGAATCAAGACACCAGGACATTATCCGCCTGGAGTCGAGCATCAGAGAGCTTCATGCCATGTTCATGGACATGGCAATGCTGGTTGAGACTCAG GGAGACATGGTCAACAACATTGAAAACAATGTTTCCAATGCAACTGAATTCATTTGTCGGGCTAAAGAAGAGACCAAAAAGGCAGTGAGATACCAGAAAAAATCCCGAAGg AAACTTCTCTTCCTTACCATGTGTGGGGCTGCAGGGTTACTCCTTTTACTCATCATAATAGTTGGAGTCTTTGAATGA
- the stx2b gene encoding syntaxin-2 isoform X2 produces the protein MKDRLAELSAGKTQVEEDVAVAVDRDGFMESFFRRVEEVRGLIDKISYQVEEVRKMHSMILSAPNPDDRTKDQLDALTNDIKGNANVVRTKLKSMEQNMPKDDTANRFSVDFRIQKTQHTVLARKFVEVMTQYNETQVSFRERSKGRIQRQLEITGRVTTNEELEDMLESGNPSIFTSDIISDSQITRQALNEIESRHQDIIRLESSIRELHAMFMDMAMLVETQGDMVNNIENNVSNATEFICRAKEETKKAVRYQKKSRRKYIILAFALLILLAVIALIVGLSVGLTKPPV, from the exons ATGAAGGATCGACTGGCTGAACTGAGCGCT GGCAAAACACAAGTAGAGGAGGATGTTGCAGTCGCAGTGGACAGAGATGGCTTCATGGAGAGCTTTTTCAGAAGG GTGGAAGAAGTTCGAGGGCTCATTGATAAGATCTCCTACCAAGTGGAAGAGGTGAGGAAGATGCACAGCATGATCCTGTCTGCACCCAACCCAGATGACA gaaCAAAGGATCAGCTTGATGCATTGACCAACGATATCAAAGGGAATGCCAATGTGGTGCGAACGAAGCTAAAAT CCATGGAGCAAAATATGCCCAAAGATGACACAGCTAACAGATTTTCTGTTGACTTCAGGATCCAGAAAACACAG CACACAGTGCTGGCCAGGAAGTTTGTTGAGGTCATGACCCAGTACAATGAGACGCAAGTGTCCTTTCGGGAAAGAAGCAAAGGAAGGATCCAGAGACAGCTGGAGATAA CTGGAAGAGTGACCACCAATGAAGAACTTGAAGACATGCTAGAAAGTGGAAATCCATCAATCTTCACATCTGAT ATCATTTCTGACTCTCAGATCACGCGTCAGGCCTTAAATGAGATAGAATCAAGACACCAGGACATTATCCGCCTGGAGTCGAGCATCAGAGAGCTTCATGCCATGTTCATGGACATGGCAATGCTGGTTGAGACTCAG GGAGACATGGTCAACAACATTGAAAACAATGTTTCCAATGCAACTGAATTCATTTGTCGGGCTAAAGAAGAGACCAAAAAGGCAGTGAGATACCAGAAAAAATCCCGAAGg AAATACATTATCCTTGCATTTGCTCTATTGATCCTGCTTGCTGTCATTGCACTAATTGTTGGCCTGTCTGTTGGACTAACTAAACCTCCTGTATGA